Genomic window (Arcobacter aquimarinus):
AAATATCCAATTGTTTCTATTGAAGATGGATTGAGTGAAGATGATTGGGATGGATGGAAAATTTTAACTGATAAGTTAGGTTCAAAAGTACAATTAGTTGGAGATGATTTATTTGTAACTAATGCTTCAATTTTAGCTGAAGGAATCAAAAAAGGAATTGCAAATTCAATCTTAATTAAACCAAATCAAATTGGATCAGTTAGTGAAACAATGCAAACAATCAGACTTGCTCAAAGAAACAACTATAATTGTGTAATGTCTCATAGAAGTGGTGAAAGTGAAGATGCATTTATTGCAGATTTTGCTGTTGCATTAAATTGTGGGCAAATTAAAACAGGAAGTACAGCAAGAAGTGATAGAATTGCTAAATACAATAGACTTCTTGAAATTGGTGCAGAAATTGGTTATGCTGAATATTTAGGGAAACAACCTTTTTCTAAAAAATAATTAAATATGAAAAAACAATCAACTGGGTTTAAGAGCTTTATTTTTGTAGCGATAATTTCACTTATTGCTACAATATATCTTTCTTATCACTCAGTTATAGTTTTATTTGGGGATAACTCTTTACAAGTTTATAACTCTTTAAAACATAAAAAAGAGTATCTTGAAAGTGAAATATCAAGATTACAAAGAGAAAATGCCTATTTACAAAAAGAGTATTTTGAATTAAAAAACTTGGAGCCAGAAGAATGAAAACTTTATTTTTATTTACATTAGCAAGCTTATTAGCATTAAATTTAAATGCAAGAGAAAATCCTTTTTCTATGATTGACACTTTTGAAGAAGAGTCTGGAAAAATGCTTGAATTAAATGAAACACCTAACACAGTAGAAGGAATACAAGAAGCTCAGTATATAAAACAAATGCAACAGCAAATGGGAAATAATACAAATGCAAATAAAAATAGTGTTGAACAAAAAAGTGTAACTCCAAAAGAAAAACCTGCACCAAAAACTTATTCAAAGCAAGAAGTAGACTCTTTAATTCAAAAAACAAAATCACAAACAGAACAAAAAACAAAAGAAATTGTGAAAAAAGAGTTAGCAAATACTAAAATAGCAGAACCTGAACAAGTTGTGTATGTAAAACCAAGACCTGATGTAAGTGTAGATGATGCATTAGTTGCAAAAAACATTCTTCCTTTTTTAAAAATTGAATACAATGATAATAAACTATTAATCCACACAGAATATAAAGTATCAAAAAAATTTTCTGTTATAAAAGAGAATAAACTAGTAATAGATTATAAAGCAAAAGTAAATTTTAATACAAAAAAAGATGAGATTGACTCAAAAACTTTCAAGAAAATAGCAGTTGGAAATCATAAAACAGAAGGATTTTTTAGAGTTGCAGTTGAACTTGTAAATAAACCTTCAAATTATGATGTTACTTATAACGACAATATAATAACTATCACAAAAAAGAACTAATAAAAAAGGAATAAATATTTAAATATTTACTCCTTCTATAAAATATCTCTATTTTTCGTCCGGCATTACATGAAAGTTTTTAGCTATTTTAAATCCTAACGCTTCTAATGCTTCAACATCATCTTTTGGAGATTTCCCAGCTGTAGTTAAATAATCTCCAATAACAAATGCATTAGCACCTCTATTAAAAATCTCATATTGGTCATCACCAAACATAACTTCTCTACCACCTGCAACCATTATTTTATGAGCATTTGGTATCATTTTTCTAGCAAGAGTGATTAATTCAAAAGCTTCCTCTTTGTTTATTGTATTTTTTACAATTGGTAAAGCTTCATTTGGATGGAAAAAGTTTAAAGGAACATTCATAGGATCTAAAGAATTTATAGCTTCTAGCATAGAAATTCTATCTTCTTGTGTTTCTCCCATTCCAAAAATACCACCACAAACAAGTTTTAATCCAGCTTCTTTTACATTTAAACAAGTTTGATATCTTTCATCCCAAGTATGCGTTGTACAAATTGTTGGATAGAAATCTCTTGATGTTTCTAAATTATGATTATAGTTACTAATACCCGCTGCTTTTAACTCTTTTAATTGCTCAACTGTAGCTGTTCCATTACATGCAATTAATCTAAGTCCTAAATTTTCTTTATTTATAGCTCGTGCTGCTTCAGCTATAAATTTTGTTTTTTTATCAGTTAATCCAAGACCTGCTGTAACTAAACAAAATCCAACTGCACCATTTGCTCTTGCTTGTTTTGCTTCTGATATTATTTGTTCTATACTTTTCAATTTGTATCTTTGAATATCTGCTTTATATCTTACACTTTGTGTACAGAATTTACAATCTTCATTACAAGTACCACTCTCAACATTACAAATAGCACATAAAAATATCTCTTCATTATTGTTCATATTTATACTCTTCTTTTTTAAAATTTTTTTCATTTATATCTCTAAAATATCGCGTGATTATATACTCATTTTCTTTAATCTCAAGTTTCACACACTCAATTAAAGGTTTTTCCCTAGCACAAACTTCACCTGGATTTATAAATAGAGTTTTATTTTTATAATCTTTTTCAAAAATATGAGTATGACCAAAAATAACTATATCAACATCAGGAGTTAAATGATAAGGAAGGTGCATTAATTTGAATCTTTTATTTTTTATTTTAAAATAATAAGGTTCAGATTTTATATTATATTTTGAAGACAATTCTAATAAAGCTCTATCGTTATTACCAAATACAGCAATATATTTAAGATTTGATTCTTCTAAAAGCTGAAGATTTTTTTCTATACATAAATCACCAGCATGAATAAGATATTCACAACCTTGTGATTTCAGATAATCAATAACTTCTTTAGTATAGTCACTTTTTAGGTGACTATCTGATAAAATGCCAATAATCATACTCTATTTATCGGCACTTTTTTTTGTAGTTTTCTTAGCAACTGTTTTTTTTGTTGTTGTTTTTTTCTCAACAGAAGCTTTTTTTGTTGCTGTTTTTTTTGTAGTAGATTTTGAATCTTTTTCTATTATTTCAAGGCAATCTTCTAAAGTTAAATCTTTTGCTTCAATACCTTTAGGAATTTTATAATTTTTTCTACCTTGTTTAATATAAGGACCATATTGTCCTATTAAAATCTGTATCTTTTCTTTATCAAATGATTTTATTGTAGATTTTTCTTTTGCTTCATCTAACTCTTTAATAATCTCTTCTGCTCTAGCTAAATCAACAATATATGGGTCATCTGTTTTTAAAGAATAATATTTTGATTTAACTTGTAAATACGGTCCAAATCTTCCAATATTTGCTTTAATTTCATCTCCATTCTTATCAACACCAACAACTCTTGGAAGAGTAAATAAAAATAATGCTTCATCTAATGTAATAGTATCCATATTTAAATGCTCAGGAATTGCTACAAATTTTGGTTTTTCTTCATCATCTTTTGTTCCAATTTGAACAAAAGGACCAAATCTTCCCACACGTGCACTTACTGGTTTCCCACTTTTTGGGTCAATTCCTATTTCTCTAACTTGTAAATAATCCTCTTTTTGAACACTACTTTCTTTTTCATCAATTGTTTTTTTGAAATTTCCATAGAAATCTTTCATTACTTGTTCCCAAGCAATTTTCCCTTCAGCAATTTCATCAAACTCTTCTTCAATTTTAGCTGTAAATCCTAAATCTACAATATCTGAAAAATGGTCAACTAAAAAGCTATTTACAATCTCACCTGTTGGCGTTGGAATCAATTTTTTATCTTCTGTTTTCGTTACATATTCTCTTGCTTGAATAGTAGAAATTGTTGGAGCGTAAGTTGATGGACGTCCAATTCCTTCACTCTCTAACTTTTTAACTAAAGAAGCTTCTGTATATCGTGCAGGTGGTTTTGTAAAATTTTGTTCACTTTCAAGTTTTTCTAACTCTAAAACTGTTCCAATTTTAATATTTGGTAGAATTTTTTCAGTGCTATCAAGTGCAGCTTCTGGATTATCACTACCTTCTGTATAAGCTTTCATAAATCCAGCAAAAATAATCCTTTGACCTTTTACTTGAAATTCAAACTCTTTATTACTTCCTGCCTCAATTTTATATGTTGTATTTGCAATTTTTGCTTGTGCCATTTGAGTTGCAAGTGTTCTTTTCCAAATTAAACTATAAAGTTTATATTGAGAAGGGTCTACATATGCTTTAATCATACTTGGTTTTAATGCAAGATTTACTGGACGTATTGCCTCGTGAGCCTCTTGAGCTCCTTTTGATTTTGATTTATAAACTCTTGGTTTACTTAAAGCATACTCTTTTCCATACTCTTCTTCAATAACAGCTTTTGCAGCAGTTGTGGCAACTGTTGAAAGATTCAAAGAATCAGTTCTCATATAAGTAATCAAACCACCCGTATGATTTGGAATATTACCAACATTTCCTTCATAAAGTTGTTGAGCAATAACCATTGTTTGTTTTACTGAAAGTCCAAGTTTTCTACTTGCTTCTTGCTGTAAAGTAGAAGTTGTAAATGGAGCTGCAGGATTTCTTGTGCTATCTTTTTCTTCAATATCAACAAGTTTGTAAATACCTTGATTCAAACTTGCTTCTATTTTTAAAGCTTCTTGTTCATTTTCTACTTTTGCTGTTTTTCCATTAATCTTTGCTAATTCTGTTTTTAATTCAGGATTTATAAAATCAGCTTTTACTCTCCAATACTCTTCTGGAATAAATGCTCTTATTTCATTTTCCCTATCAACTATAATTCTTACTGCAACTGATTGAACTCTTCCTGCACTTAAACCATATCTTACTTTTTTCCATAAAAGTGGTGAAAGTTCATATCCAACTGCTCTATCTAAAATACGTCTTGCTTGTTGAGCGTCAACTAAGTGTTGGTCAACATCTCTTGGATGTGCTAAAGCTTCTAAGATTGCGTCTTTTGTAATCTCATGAAAAACTATTCTTTTTATTGGATTATTTTCTATTTTTAATGCAGGGATCAAATGCCAAGCTATGGCTTCTCCCTCTCTATCTTCATCGGCTGCTAGGTAAATTGTGGTATCTTTAGAAATGTGTTTTTTTAAATCACTTATAACTTTTTTCTTATCAGCAGTAACCATATATTTTGGTTTAAAATTATCATCTGGGTCAAACCCTAAACTTGATTTTGGTAAATCTCTTACATGCCCCATCGAAGCCATAACCGTAAAATCACTACCTAAAAATTTCGATATTGTTTTCGCTTTTGCTGGGGACTCCACTATTACTAAATTCTTCACTAAAAGTACCTTAACATTTTTTTGAGTTTGCATTCTAACATAAATAAATTAATTTTAGTTGTAAATTATAATCTCTTCCTCTATATCTATCTCAAACTTATCTTTTATTTTTTGTTTTGCTAAATTTATTAAATAAATTGCATCATCAAAAGTTCCATTGCCATAATTTACTAAAAAATTTGCATGAAGTTCAGAAAAACTCATATCACCTTTTTTGATTCCTTTTAAACCAACAGATTCTATTAATCTTCCTGCAAAATCACCCTTTGGATTTTTAAAACAACTTCCTGCGCTTGCAATATGAGGTTGATTATCTCTCATTTTAGTAAACTCTTTTAACATCTCATTTGAAAAACCATATTCAATATTAAAAACCACTTCATAAACTATTGTATCGATTTTAGTTTCTCTATATGAGAAATCAACATCTTCTTTTTTTATATAACCATCTTTTGTTTTTATACTATCTATATAATTAAAAACTTCCCAAGATTTTAATCCTGCATTCATTTTTACCAAACCACCCAAATTTCCTGGAAGTTTTGCTAAAAATTCTAAGTTTTTAATATCATGTTTTCTTGTATATGTTAAAAGTTTTCCACTTGTTGTTGCACAACCAACATATAGTTTATTTCCCTCTTGTCTTATATAATCAAACGCTTCACCTAAAATTGCAAATTTTTTATCTGTATTTTGTGAAACTAATAAATTATTAGCTCGTCCTATAATTTGATAATCACTATAATCACCTATTTCATTAATTACTAAAACATCTAATGTAGGTCCAATTCTTATTGATGAATATCTTGTAAAATCTATTGTTCTAATACTATTTTGCATCAATTATCTTGCTCTTAACTCTTCATATTCACTTGGTATTAAAAAATCTTCTGCTTTAATCAAATTTTGATAAAAACCATTTTTATATCCCAGTTCAAATAATTTATCAAGTGCTTTATATTGTATTTCACTCATTTTAACTGAATTATCATTTGCATATAAATCTAAATATTT
Coding sequences:
- a CDS encoding FtsB family cell division protein encodes the protein MKKQSTGFKSFIFVAIISLIATIYLSYHSVIVLFGDNSLQVYNSLKHKKEYLESEISRLQRENAYLQKEYFELKNLEPEE
- a CDS encoding AMIN domain-containing protein; this encodes MKTLFLFTLASLLALNLNARENPFSMIDTFEEESGKMLELNETPNTVEGIQEAQYIKQMQQQMGNNTNANKNSVEQKSVTPKEKPAPKTYSKQEVDSLIQKTKSQTEQKTKEIVKKELANTKIAEPEQVVYVKPRPDVSVDDALVAKNILPFLKIEYNDNKLLIHTEYKVSKKFSVIKENKLVIDYKAKVNFNTKKDEIDSKTFKKIAVGNHKTEGFFRVAVELVNKPSNYDVTYNDNIITITKKN
- a CDS encoding biotin synthase; translation: MKKILKKKSINMNNNEEIFLCAICNVESGTCNEDCKFCTQSVRYKADIQRYKLKSIEQIISEAKQARANGAVGFCLVTAGLGLTDKKTKFIAEAARAINKENLGLRLIACNGTATVEQLKELKAAGISNYNHNLETSRDFYPTICTTHTWDERYQTCLNVKEAGLKLVCGGIFGMGETQEDRISMLEAINSLDPMNVPLNFFHPNEALPIVKNTINKEEAFELITLARKMIPNAHKIMVAGGREVMFGDDQYEIFNRGANAFVIGDYLTTAGKSPKDDVEALEALGFKIAKNFHVMPDEK
- a CDS encoding metallophosphoesterase family protein, yielding MIIGILSDSHLKSDYTKEVIDYLKSQGCEYLIHAGDLCIEKNLQLLEESNLKYIAVFGNNDRALLELSSKYNIKSEPYYFKIKNKRFKLMHLPYHLTPDVDIVIFGHTHIFEKDYKNKTLFINPGEVCAREKPLIECVKLEIKENEYIITRYFRDINEKNFKKEEYKYEQ
- the topA gene encoding type I DNA topoisomerase, with amino-acid sequence MKNLVIVESPAKAKTISKFLGSDFTVMASMGHVRDLPKSSLGFDPDDNFKPKYMVTADKKKVISDLKKHISKDTTIYLAADEDREGEAIAWHLIPALKIENNPIKRIVFHEITKDAILEALAHPRDVDQHLVDAQQARRILDRAVGYELSPLLWKKVRYGLSAGRVQSVAVRIIVDRENEIRAFIPEEYWRVKADFINPELKTELAKINGKTAKVENEQEALKIEASLNQGIYKLVDIEEKDSTRNPAAPFTTSTLQQEASRKLGLSVKQTMVIAQQLYEGNVGNIPNHTGGLITYMRTDSLNLSTVATTAAKAVIEEEYGKEYALSKPRVYKSKSKGAQEAHEAIRPVNLALKPSMIKAYVDPSQYKLYSLIWKRTLATQMAQAKIANTTYKIEAGSNKEFEFQVKGQRIIFAGFMKAYTEGSDNPEAALDSTEKILPNIKIGTVLELEKLESEQNFTKPPARYTEASLVKKLESEGIGRPSTYAPTISTIQAREYVTKTEDKKLIPTPTGEIVNSFLVDHFSDIVDLGFTAKIEEEFDEIAEGKIAWEQVMKDFYGNFKKTIDEKESSVQKEDYLQVREIGIDPKSGKPVSARVGRFGPFVQIGTKDDEEKPKFVAIPEHLNMDTITLDEALFLFTLPRVVGVDKNGDEIKANIGRFGPYLQVKSKYYSLKTDDPYIVDLARAEEIIKELDEAKEKSTIKSFDKEKIQILIGQYGPYIKQGRKNYKIPKGIEAKDLTLEDCLEIIEKDSKSTTKKTATKKASVEKKTTTKKTVAKKTTKKSADK
- a CDS encoding UDP-N-acetylmuramate dehydrogenase — protein: MQNSIRTIDFTRYSSIRIGPTLDVLVINEIGDYSDYQIIGRANNLLVSQNTDKKFAILGEAFDYIRQEGNKLYVGCATTSGKLLTYTRKHDIKNLEFLAKLPGNLGGLVKMNAGLKSWEVFNYIDSIKTKDGYIKKEDVDFSYRETKIDTIVYEVVFNIEYGFSNEMLKEFTKMRDNQPHIASAGSCFKNPKGDFAGRLIESVGLKGIKKGDMSFSELHANFLVNYGNGTFDDAIYLINLAKQKIKDKFEIDIEEEIIIYN